One stretch of Toxoplasma gondii ME49 chromosome XI, whole genome shotgun sequence DNA includes these proteins:
- a CDS encoding hypothetical protein (encoded by transcript TGME49_310235~Predicted trans-membrane domain (TMHMM2.0):258-281): MLSLFAQRRRHSSCASSGMRMSCDFSFVCNKMFSLTAPFAFSNFFLFHTQQQSRGRTIPARPSRTRYDAALLFLAYLILNSTVFDSREAGNEQDATCRLTLPVLAVTAKSLPPAAFAERSAAASASQSAPFSNDFNVEHGGQNSLSDLFLQGEVRDGDRFVQRHERFFAAHRPDEATAVLTPVESRNAVNEERSGRPSARVGLLSMQREKGEKLKLNAAQQLRAAAVVEAVFAQLAQFHPDAYESANVRGLIKWWDDPYIIILLCLMFGGLVSMGIWCLVASYR; encoded by the exons ATGCTCTCACTTTTCgcacagaggagacgccacTCCTCATGTGCATCCAGCGGGATGCGTATGAGTTGTGATTTTTCTTTTGTGTGCAACAAgatgttctctctgactgcACCTTTTGCATTCTCAaatttttttctcttccacaCGCAACAGCAGAGCCGAGGAAGGACCATTCCTGCCCGTCCAAGCCGAACAAGGTACGATGCAGCTTTACTTTTTCTCGCCTACCTCATTTTAAACAGCACAGTCTTCGATTCTAGAGAGGCAGGGAACGAACAGGATGCGACTTGTCGCCTCACGTTACCGGTTCTTGCCGTCACGGCAAAGTCCCTGCCTCCCGCAGCATTTGCCGAGCGCTCGGctgccgcttctgcctctcagTCGGCCCCTTTTTCAAATGATTTCAACGTCGAGCATGGAGGGCAGAACTCCCTTTCCGATTTGTTTCTGCAAGGAGAGGTACGCGATGGGGACCGATTCGTGCAAAGGCACGAAAGGTTTTTTGCCGCACATCGGCCGGACGAGGCGACAGCCGTCTTGACTCCGGTCGAATCACGCAACGCAGTTAACGAGGAGCGCTCTGGACGTCCTTCAGCTCGTGTTGGACTGCTGAGCATGCagcgggagaaaggggaaaaacTCAAGCTGAACGCGGCCCAGCAACTACGAGCAGCTGCTGTTGTCGAAGCGGTGTTTGCGCAGCTGGCAC AGTTCCATCCTGATGCCTACGAATCCGCGAACGTCCGAGGCCTAATCAAGTGGTGGGACGATCCATACATTATCATTCTGTTGTGTCTCATGTTTGGGGGCCTTGTATCCATGGGGATATGGTGCCTGGTAGCGAGCTACAGATAG
- a CDS encoding hypothetical protein (encoded by transcript TGME49_310240~Signal peptide predicted by SignalP 2.0 HMM (probability 0.894) with cleavage site probability 0.460 at residue 51~Predicted trans-membrane domain (TMHMM2.0):31-54:476-499), with protein MDRQKCRSLLRWEGDAQRVPTSRLRALRLHRVSLLFLLSLLSLDSLSVFLAASLPYHSASEFLNMSREQRERHLPLFRDTDSPGSQHSDVFGAAGFTSDSEMERDKETGMERREQELDAERQSGSTALFGNSFHPETVELSPSTETPWDEADLSGAAPIALLQEKAWITKDYLQKEFMRKVAAQARARGEREEKQSDEHASHSGREEEDIDAAQATGEDAELAIFEGRGRRTWRSIFDTSESKELEKTRHREAPRKEQEAIRGVPKKASTTKGDPTQKSGSLDLEASQNPGSASEAPPQPPLPPVSFLEYHPRPSVVNASVGPDRRHVRTVREHGVSSSPSASRPLKLSLSSPASHSSFLSSSSSPATTSSSPGRFAVLASHQDLSSGKSSASLRTLSAPGEASAVSHLQTKMQFVEQVLATALSGGASALAQGGGLPASGGVPMQQVTMAGMRPTVMAPADYGVVVQSQEMGSVEIALIVMGCFLGVGLIAGAIYFILSGGRRRRRR; from the coding sequence ATGGACAGACAGAAGTGCCGATCTTTGCTGCGATGGGAGGGTGACGCGCAGAGGGTACCTacttcgcgtctccgcgctTTGCGGCTCCACCgggtttctctgcttttccttttgtcgctgctttccctagacagtctctctgtgtttctggcGGCGTCGCTACCCTACCACTCCGCATCTGAGTTTCTGAACATGTCAAGGGAACAAAGGGAACGGCActtgcctctctttcgcgaCACGGATTCTCCCGGCTCGCAGCACAGTGATGTGTTTGGAGCCGCGGGTTTCACGTCAGACAgcgaaatggagagagacaaggaaaccGGGATGGAGCGAAGAGAACAGGAGCTCGATGCCGAGAGGCAAAGCGGCAGCACTGCTTTGTTTGGTAACTCGTTCCACCCGGAAACAGTAGAACTCAGCCCTTCTACGGAAACCCCATGGGATGAAGCCGATTTAAGCGGAGCTGCACCGATCGCACTTCTGCAAGAGAAGGCTTGGATCACCAAGGACTACCTGCAGAAAGAATTCATGAGGAAGGTAGCTGCTCAAGCTCgtgcgcgaggagagagggaggaaaagcagagcgACGAACACGCCTCCCACTCAGGCcgtgaagaggaagacatcGACGCAGCACAGGCCACCGGAGAGGATGCAGAACTGGCAATTTTCGAAGGAAGGGGACGTCGCACATGGCGGAGCATTTTTGACACTTCTGAGTCGAAGGAGCTAGAAAAGACCCGACACCGAGAAGCGCCAAGGAAAGAGCAGGAAGCAATTCGCGGTGTTCCGAAGAAAGCCAGCACCACAAAAGGGGATCCAACACAAAAAAGCGGGTCCCTAGACCTCGAAGCGTCACAGAATCCAGGTTCTGCTTCGGAGGCACCACCCCagccgcctctgcctccagTGTCGTTCTTAGAGTACCATCCTCGTCCATCCGTCGTCAACGCGTCCGTAGGTCCCGACCGCAGACACGTAAGGACTGTGCGTGAACACGGGGTTTCATCGTCACCCTCGGCGTCACGGCCCTTAAAATTGAGCCTTTCTTCCCCTGCTTCCcactcctcttttctctcatcGTCCTCTTCGCCGGCCACGACATCGTCGTCTCCCGGGCGGTTTGCTGTCCTGGCCTCTCACCAAGATCTGTCTTCTGGAAAatcctccgcctctctccggaCGCTTTCTGCCCCTGGGGAAGCCTCTGCAGTGTCTCACCTGCAAACGAAAATGCAGTTCGTCGAGCAAGTCCTGGCAACAGCTCTCAGCGGCGGCGCCTCAGCTCTTGCTCAGGGTGGCGGGTTACCTGCGAGTGGCGGGGTGCCGATGCAGCAGGTGACCATGGCGGGGATGAGGCCAACTGTGATGGCTCCGGCAGACTACGGTGTTGTGGTGCAGAGTCAGGAGATGGGGAGTGTTGAAATTGCGTTGATCGTCATGGGGTGTTTTCTCGGGGTAGGCTTGATCGCTGGAGCGATCTACTTCATTCTAtctggaggaagaaggcgccgccGACGGtaa
- a CDS encoding hypothetical protein (encoded by transcript TGME49_310250~Predicted trans-membrane domain (TMHMM2.0):107-127:141-164:524-547) has protein sequence MPTAGVVFLGASKNGWGGDRDGRGEGKGNGQGERRGDGRGGERLGEHTRLLESRAAPFPSNRSEANKERGERRRKHPGQLVRYSDEVISSWQVFTLLSGTVFTSRRLWSAVLLYWILALMICLLILHLESEASHLQYTSFKALVDYLSTLIGFLLGMYVSNSLSRWWALRMHIDHLWGCVDDLCMLACSHVIGDEENVEISTGLLLPSVPASLAIPGRQHSGSPEELQARAVECRDSCETTGFEKVGEAEAGGGRVKVGDHEDRERQRSADSFSREQSRHTATGEDRAATTGGEQQKHQAKKQDPSLLALHLEEDEERQLLTKPNVLRLILRLGMVAMNLTFDAAERDNGDLTYLENSGLLDAQEIRLLQPAPSKAQVVWVWLSQLGSLLAKRGRLLFAANTTRKWHEICARGRGEVAACWAYVETQLPFSYVHLLSLLVHINNLFLSILTGVGAAACVSQLAEAYEARATWFAPPGPLIGGPPVLATSVATSPTGQTGAGISGRGQTRGGGEGAGRLMPMQRTAVWEVTQMLLMHLMLLLVIPIFYHGMINLAQTIGHPFGYKSVAFPKDLYVHRMEAECSSFFTVGQAGPPLFHAESYASSAVCSPSSAARSPAPRRASFWSSLGNFLAGRGVARTTVDGEVDAAGDLEGR, from the exons ATGCCGACTGCCggcgtcgttttcctcgGCGCATCAAAGAATGGCTgggggggagacagagacggaaggggagagggaAAAGGCAATGGGcagggagaacgaagaggagatggCCGAGGAGGGGAGAGGCTCGGAGAGCACACTCGCCTGCTAGAAAGCAGAGCTGCGCCGTTCCCCTCGAACCGGTCAGAGgcgaacaaggagagaggcgagagaagaaggaaacaccCGGGTCAACTCGTGAGATATAGCGACGAAGTCATCAGCTCTTGGCAAGTCTTCACTCTGCTGTCAGGCACAGTGTTCACCTCCCGCAGACTCTGGTCGGCCGTCCTTCTCTACTGGATACTCGCGCTGATGATCTGTCTCCTCATTCTGCACTTGGAATCG GAGGCGTCTCATCTCCAGTACACGTCGTTTAAAGCACTCGTAGACTATCTGTCGACGCTGATTGGCTTTCTTCTGGGCATGTACGTCTCCAACTCACTGTCGCGGTGGTGGGCTCTGAGGATGCACATCGATCACCTCTGGGGCTGTGTCGATGACCTCTGCATGCTTGCCTGTTCGCACGTTAtcggcgacgaggaaaacgtGGAGATATCGACCggacttcttctcccttctgtccCCGCCTCTCTGGCGATCCCCGGGAGGCAGCACAGCGGAAGCCCAGAAGAGCTACAGGCGAGAGCAGTTGAGTGCCGTGACAGCTGCGAAACCACAGGGTTTGAGAAAGtcggagaggcagaagcgggGGGAGGAAGAGTGAAAGTCGGGGATcacgaggacagagagaggcaacgaagCGCAGACAGTTTCAGTCGAGAGCAGAGCAGACATACAGCGACCGGCGAGGACCGGGCGGCCACAACAGGAGGCGAACAACAGAAACATCAGGCCAAGAAACAGGATCCGAGCTTGCTTGCCTTGCacctcgaagaagacgaggagcggCAACTCCTGACCAAGCCGAATGTCTTGCGCCTCATTCTCCGGCTTGGGATGGTCGCCATGAATCTCACCTTTGATGCCGCCGAacgagacaacggagaccTTACCTACCTTGAAA ACTCAGGCCTTCTCGACGCCCAGGAGATCCGCCTCTTGCAGCCCGCGCCGTCGAAGGCGCAAGTCGTTTGGGTTTGGCTTTCGCAGCTCGGCTCACTTCTCGCCAAGAGAGGGCGACTTCTATTTGCGGCAAATACCACGAGAAAGTGGCACGAAATATGTGCGAGA GGTCGAGGCGAAGTGGCGGCGTGCTGGGCGTACGTGGAGACGCAGCTTCCGTTTTCGTACGTCCACCTGTTGTCGCTCTTGGTCCACATTAACAACTTGTTTCTGTCTATCTTGACAGGCGTCGgggcggctgcatgcgtcagcCAGCTGGCCGAGGCGTACGAAGCACGCGCGACGTGGTTTGCGCCTCCGGGGCCTCTCATCGGGGGCCCGCCTGTCCTCGCGACAAGCGTCGCCACTTCCCCAACAGGCCAGACCGGCGCGGGGATCTCGGGCAGGGGTCAGACTCGAGGGGGCGGCGAAGGAGCTGGGCGCCTGATGCCGATGCAGCGGACGGCTGTCTGGGAGGTCACCCAGATGCTGCTCATGCATCTCATGCTTCTTCTGGTGATTCCGATTTTTTACCACGGCATGATCAATCTGGCGCAAACAATCGGGCACCCCTTCGG CTACAAGTCCGTCGCCTTCCCTAAGGACCTCTACGTTCACCGAATGGAGGCCGAGTGCTCGTCCTTTTTCACCGTGGGGCAAGCGGGACCGCCGCTGTTTCACGCAGAATCCTATGCATCATCTGCCGTGTGCTCCCCGTCCTCAGCTGCTCGTTCTCCTGCACCTCGAAGAGCAAGCTTCTGGTCTTCGCTTGGCAACTTCCTCGCAGGGCGGGGCGTGGCTCGAACCACAGTGGATGGCGAGGTGGATGCTGCTGGCGACCTAGAAGGACGCTGA
- a CDS encoding hypothetical protein (encoded by transcript TGME49_310260) has translation MFSRVSIVIAMWLNNRVRNFKHNSASTPLPKRPPETRLLSPVDELSQEDEEEEAGLLLDVQPAEIVKRNEEIGRRAQERLAGESKAYAIAMNRRSHRLQESCARYSPGTRRDDMGVNERTGARDSQLKSEETEAAIQSAVDTASVVAAATTTGLSRGPKLNTEISADVDFTAGTAAGKAAGVAAGRCKVGKIGNNVNDWPQASATSESEPTVQQETTIGIQQRVTREDPGDSETKRTPLSSASGADGGQVVSLALPQEEFLMRPESSSESVNNLRPTIAVKSPSKRGLGPHEGQERCKGIESETSELSSIKDGPDREETMHRDCETQPRIEPQRREEATAVGNSKADSVLDETDKGLVAPALPEVKSITMMTEKVEGRTERGGSRRGSPAPHLQISCDNTIDVIASPAKQQIESAEGSIREIFHEDATIAKNNRNISGEEWSRTLESKLIDTLYSESLR, from the exons ATGTTCTCGCGAGTGTCAATTGTTATCGCGATGTGGCTAAACAACAGAGTTCGAAACTTCAAACATAACTCGGCTTCGACACCCTTGCCGAAACGCCCTCCGGAGACGAGGCTCTTGAGCCCTGTTGACGAATTGTCACAGGAAGATGAG gaagaagaagcagggtTGCTTCTTGATGTGCAACCAGCCGAAATTGTAAAAAGGAATGAAGAGATCGGTCGACGAGCGCAAGAACGTTTGGCTGGAGAAAGCAAGGCGTATGCAATTGCAATGAATCGCCGGAGTCACCGACTGCAAGAATCTTGTGCAAGATATA GCCCTGGTACCAGACGTGATGACATGGGAGTAAACGAGCGAACTGGTGCGCGTGATTCGCAGCTCAAGtcggaggaaacggaagcTGCCATCCAGTCAGCAGTGGACACAGCATCTGTGGTAGCTGCTGCAACGACTACTGGTCTTTCAAGAGGTCCGAAATTGAACACTGAAATATCAGCTGACGTTGACTTCACTGCTGGTACAGCAGCTGGCAAAGCAGCAGGTGTTGCCGCAGGAAGGTGCAAGGTCGGTAAAATTGGTAATAACGTCAATGACTGGCCACAGGCTTCTGCAACGTCGGAGTCAGAGCCCACGGTGCAGCAGGAAACCACTATCGGAATCCAACAGCGCGTGACTCGAGAGGATCCAGGTGAttcagagacgaaacggacTCCCTTATCTAGTGCGAGTGGTGCGGATGGCGGCCAGGTTGTTTCGCTTGCATTACCACAGGAGGAGTTTCTCATGCGTCCAGAGTCTTCTTCAGAAAGCGTCAATAACCTAAGGCCGACAATAGCTGTGAAGTCGCCTTCCAAGAGGGGGCTCGGACCGCACGAGGGCCAAGAACGATGTAAAGGCATAGAAAGTGAAACATCGGAGTTATCGTCAATCAAAGATGGACCAGATCGCGAAGAAACGATGCACCGAGATTGTGAAACGCAACCACGAATAGAACCTCAGCGTAGGGAGGAAGCCACAGCGGTTGGGAATTCGAAGGCTGACTCGGTGCTTGATGAGACCGATAAGGGCTTGGTTGCACCTGCATTGCCTGAGGTTAAATCAATAACGATGATGACAGAGAAGGTAGAGGGGCGAACTGAGCGAGGTGGCTCGCGGCGGGGCTCTCCGGCGCCCCATTTGCAAATCAGCTGTGATAACACTATCGACGTCATTGCATCCCCTGCGAAGCAACAGATCGAATCCGCGGAGGGTTCTATTCGTGAGATTTTTCATGAAGACGCCACCATAGCTAAGAATAACAGAAATATCAGCGGAGAGGAATGGAGTCGCACTCTTGAGAGCAAGCTCATAGATACGCTTTACAGCGAAAGTCTTCGCTAG
- a CDS encoding hypothetical protein (encoded by transcript TGME49_310270), whose protein sequence is MATTEVHFSGDPPSPPAPASSVSSSWESYTDFPSSNQCRDDPCRSSDSSGTGIGHLEYSARKPPPPLTEAELRYYAALPPVYLQPPIYSWTPPVRTRSSPLQFTQQRVLFDEVHRKIIHQQVGCPPAALPSSLAAQLGPVERDLSPPSTVSEAGEPQAFPGQAPFLRAAAQSPASVVGGAHTPQAPGSCSFLVCVDARESHSNREREPTVVDLADTAKTKGSDAVIPFNKGLASILRFSPCGRYLLYVAPPTQPSSSSSTGAAAPACVSLSPGGAGARAEAGAAASGTETRPEVGLETLHEEVEIGVVDTVAPQAEPVVLLPLDGAGGGETGKDNRNGGGILQAFWLPSLVPAETEANICVITRQAVEIFTFVFEPPSVRRVRRLPQACSLAWAVLCPFPNASNSAFPAPVSGSSAAASRARGPTRSCIAGTRRPAVAGAFVLAVAARALQPFLLKWNENGTPGVTLAKLPKIELNLPQWQTLQQQEVHFLLVYGVVYCVHVDQAAGRISMRTLTGLLQPDIVLDCLQPGPMEVSVVDNLILVHHQRLRSTLIFDICDYPSLPTAPFSVSLSSSVSSSRAAKTVRAVTPLVHHSVVGNGPSPAFEESEGRVSEEHGGRVSHPKRSVSQQLDDVELQTVDFEKARFVGGEFVMDEEGGRMYILALNHDVLMHLLLLERQSLSFALQVMQQRSGCRRHVLRLLQHAFRLHTPLSDLSPALMLVNQRYRSAVETVPQEEVSFPGRSRAADFSPDSRGPLKYGGASRRDGSAASAAQPAGREAAGKSEAVGALGRRAGPGEATAAREGAKAREAESASGKGRKTDEGKTRVTVERLIAWVGDATIVTERDIVLSVLYPYVVETLDLPPGQLLLEAAFDLPAGTASSLSCALCRKISSSVLRPSSALSVPCGCPGKFCGAISRSHEGRAFVGWRRGTGSRSGSWESEEPSASPAPSAVGGERPETSSEDSGAFFISGVTACSSEIPYVLSAALEYMRLLLSQQVLPHRVLQTFIFDACVFFKRGDILRQLLQYHVLLDSPGMLKRLYLVWQQLRMRRRRCLACAKDERWTRQTCLDMALRQRDWGTIVEILIELKQYTRVVPLLQRYAVSYYPLRDFLRAVAADVEAQQTHPGLLQHILACVRAWVKEASVSASGLAIPNLTDCSLWLPRDLTAVAAPKQFPASLLQDFSEKHAPRSTSTTELPGEARASRWGGGESTEARGGGEQKRESFDGDGEQKHLQAGEAGETDEGNVEHGRDAREEGEKKGSGDEKVSRVEGEEPGKGDSDEGFGFEGDERRREALEHVDWEEIGEVSAAIVEGSEISDSEHSADAMFSFESHHHLVVTALGDPQYDEARNVHFSA, encoded by the exons ATGGCTACCACGGAGGTGCATTTCTCCGGGGATCCCCCGTCTCCTCCTGCACCTGCTTCATCCGTTTCATCCTCTTGGGAGAGCTACACAGACTTCCCCAGTTCTAACCAGTGTCGCGACGACCCCTGTCGCTCTTCAGACTCCTCTGGGACCGGCATTGGACACCTGGAGTACTCGGCTAGAaagccgccgcctccgctgACAGAGGCGGAGCTGCGATACTACGCCGCCCTTCCGCCGGTGTACCTCCAGCCGCCGATCTACTCGTGGACACCGCCTGTTCGTACGCGGTCGAGTCCCCTGCAGTTCACTCAGCAGCGGGTCCTCTTCGACGAAGTTCACCGGAAAATCATCCACCAGCAAGTCGGCTGTCCTCCGGCTGCGTTGCCCAGCTCACTCGCAGCTCAGCTCGGACCCGTAGAGAGAGACCTGTCGCCTCCGTCAACGGTTTCTGAAGCGGGGGAGCCTCAGGCCTTCCCTGGTCAGGCTCCTTTCCTCCGCGCCGCAGCACAgtctcctgcttctgtgGTCGGAGGGGCGCACACACCGCAGGCCCCGGGCTCCTGCTCCTTCCTTGTCTGTGTCGACGCTCGAGAGAGCCACAGCAACCGCGAGCGAGAACCAACTGTCGTGGATCTTGCCGACACGGCTAAGACCAAAGGCAGCGACGCTGTGATCCCCTTCAACAAAGGCCTCGCGTCCattctccgcttttctccctGCGGCCGCTACCTCCTCTACGTCGCTCCGCCGACACAGCCTTCGAGCTCCTCCTCGACGGGGGCTGCAGCCCCCGCGtgtgtctcgctgtctccaggaggcgcaggagcGCGGGCAGAGGCCGGCGCGGCGGCTTCTGGCACAGAGACAAGGCCTGAAGTGGGGTTGGAGACACTCCACGAGGAGGTGGAAATCGGCGTTGTCGACACGGTCGCGCCGCAAGCCGAGCCGgtcgtccttctcccccTAGATGGTgctggaggaggagagacagggaaggacAACAGGAATGGCGGAGGCATTCTCCAAGCCTTCTGGCTCCCGTCGCTTGTCCCTGCCGAAACGGAGGCAAACATTTGCGTCATTACGCGACAAGCAGTCGAGATTTTCACG TTTGTTTTCGAGCCTCCTTCGGTCCGTCGCGTTCGTCGGCTTCCGCAGGCCTGCAGCCTCGCTTGGGCGGTTCTCTGTCCCTTTCCGAATGCTTCAAACTCCGCGTTTCCGGCTCCTGTCTCCGGGTCGTCTGCGGCCGCTAGTCGGGCCCGGGGCCCAACGCGGTCGTGCATCGCAGGCACTCGACGACCAGCGGTCGCCGGCGCATTCGTCCTGGCTGTGGCGGCACGGGCGCTGCAGCCGTTTCTCCTCAAATGGAATGAAAATGGAACCCCAGGAGTT ACTCTCGCGAAACTGCCAAAAATCGAGCTGAATCTCCCCCAGTGGCAAACGCTCCAGCAACAAGAAGTCcacttcctcctcgtctaCGGGGTAGTCTACTGTGTCCACGTCGACCAAGCTGCCGGGCGGATTTCGATGAGAACTTTGACGGGTCTCTTGCAACCTGATATCGTCCTGGATTGCCTTCAACCAG GTCCGATGGAGGTTTCTGTGGTAGACAACCTGATTCTCGTGCATCACCAGCGGCTGCGGTCGACGCTGATTTTCGACATCTGCGACTACCCCTCTCTGCCGACGGCGCCCTtcagcgtttctctctcttcgtctgtctcttcttctcgggcCGCCAAAACTGTTCGCGCCGTCACTCCACTCGTTCACCACAGCGTCGTCGGCAACGGACCGTCCCCTGCGTTTGAAGAGTCTGAGGggcgagtcagcgaagaGCACGGCGGGAGAGTCTCGCACCCGAAACGCAGTGTCTCGCAGCAACTCGACGACGTCGAGCTACAAACTGTCGACTTTG agaaagcccGTTTCGTAGGCGGCGAGTTCGTCATGGACGAGGAGGGAGGGCGCATGTACATCCTCGCTTTGAATCATGATGTGCTCATGCATCTTCTGCTGCTGGAGAGGCAGTCGTTG TCCTTCGCGCTCCAAGTGATGCAGCAGCGCAGCGGGTGTCGGCGCCAtgtgcttcgtctgcttcagcATGCCTTCCGGCTCCACACGCCTCTCTCGGATTTGTCGCCGGCTCTCATGCTGGTCAACCAGCGCTATCGATCTGCTGTAGAAACTGTTCCTCAAGAGGAAGTTTCCTTTCCAGGGCGCAGCCGCGCGGCGGACTTCTCTCCGGACTCGAGAGGGCCGCTAAAGTACGGGGGGGCGAGCAGGCGCGACGGGAGTGCGGCCTCTGCAGCCCAACCTGCGGGTAGAGAAGCGGCGGGCAAGAGCGAGGCGGTCGGAGCTCTGGGGCGACGCGCGGGGCCCGGTGAAGCCACGGCTGCGAGGGAGGGTGCAAAGGCAAGGGAGGCGGAATCGGCGAGCGGGAAAGGTCGgaaaacagacgaaggaaaaacgcgcgTTACCGTCGAACGACTCATTGCCTGGGTCGGAGATGCGACGATTgtcacagaaagagacatcgtcctctctgtcctctaCCCTTACGTTGTCGAG ACTCTGGACCTGCCCCCAGGTCAGCTGCTGCTCGAAGCTGCTTTCGACTTGCCTGCGGGCACCGCTTCGTCGCTGTCGTGTGCCCTCTGTCGGAAAATTTCGTCGAGCGTTCTCCGcccgtcttctgctctctctgtcccaTGTGGTTGTCCCGGCAAGTTCTGTGGGGCGATCTCTCGAAGCCATGAGGGCAGGGCCTTTGTGGGGTGGCGCCGAGGCACTGGTAGCCGCAGCGGGTCCTGGGAGTCCGAAGAGCCTTCGGCGTCTCCGGCTCCGAGTGCGGTTGGAGGCGAAAGGCCTGAGACTTCCTCTGAGGACTCTggcgccttcttcatctcggGCGTCACCGCGTGCTCGAGCGAAATTCCGTATGTCCTGAGCGCGGCCCTCGAGTACATGCGCTTGCTTCTCAGTCAGCAGGTTCTTCCCCACCGTGTGTTGCAGACCTTCATTTTCGacgcctgcgtcttcttcaagaGAG gCGACATTCTCCGTCAACTCCTGCAGTACCATGTACTTCTTGACTCGCCTGGAATGCTGAAACGCCTGTACTTGGTTTGGCAAcagctgcgcatgcgccgtcgccgctgcCTCGCCTGTGCCAAAGACGAACGGTGGACGAGGCAAACCTGCCTAGACATGGCGCTTCGTCAGCGAGACTGGGGAACGATTGTCGAGATTCTCATTGAACTGAAACAG TACACTCGAGTGgtgccgctgctgcagcgcTACGCCGTCAGCTACTACCCTTTGCGAGATTTTCTTCGCGCAGTCGCAGCCGACGTCGAGGCGCAGCAAACTCACCCCGGTCTGCTTCAGCATATCTTGGCCTGTGTGCGGGCTTGGGTTAAGGAAGCAagtgtgtctgcgtctggcCTCGCCATCCCGAACCTCACCGATTGCAGTCTGTGGCTCCCCCGCGATCTGACGGCTGTCGCGGCTCCGAAGCAGTTTCCTGCTTCCTTGCTGCAGGACTTCTCGGAAAAACACGCACCGAGGTCTACGAGCACGACTGAGCTGCCTGGCGAAGCCCGTGCGTCGCGCTGGGGCGGTGGCGAGAGTACGGAGGCGCGGGGAGGAGGGGAACAGAAGCGGGAGAGCTTCGACGGGGATGGGGAGCAGAAGCATTTGCAGGCAGgggaagctggagagacgGATGAAGGAAATGTCGAGCACGGAAGAGACGCTagggaggagggagagaagaaggggagcggagacgaaaaagtgTCGAGAgtagagggagaagaaccggGGAAGGGCGACTCAGATGAGGGATTCGGAttcgaaggagacgaacgaaggcgagaagcgtTGGAACACGTGGACTGGGAAGAAATCGGAGAAGTCAGCGCCGCTATAGTGGAAGGGAGTGAAATTAGTGACTCAGAGCACAGTGCAGACGCAATGTTCAGCTTTGAGTCGCACCATCACCTCGTCGTGACAGCCCTGGGAGATCCCCAGTATGATGAAGCGAGGAACGTGCACTTTTCTGCGTAA